A genome region from Bombilactobacillus bombi includes the following:
- a CDS encoding nucleoside 2-deoxyribosyltransferase produces the protein MKIYFANALFSQAEINYNAQLAQQIRQLSPDIDLYLPQENGDINDKQAYADSTMIAQADTEQLVHSDLMVAILDGNTIDNGVATEIGVAYAKQIPVIGLYTDTRQQGADNQEKLQALSQIAENQFHYLNLYTTGLIKLNGTIVNNEPDLLAAVKKYLN, from the coding sequence ATGAAAATTTATTTTGCAAATGCGTTATTTTCCCAAGCTGAAATTAATTATAATGCCCAATTAGCCCAACAAATTCGCCAATTAAGTCCAGACATTGACTTATACTTACCCCAAGAAAATGGTGATATCAACGATAAGCAGGCATATGCCGATTCTACAATGATTGCACAAGCTGATACTGAACAATTAGTTCATAGTGATTTAATGGTAGCCATTTTAGATGGCAATACGATTGATAATGGTGTTGCCACAGAAATCGGTGTTGCTTATGCCAAACAGATTCCAGTTATTGGTCTTTATACAGATACTCGCCAACAAGGAGCGGATAATCAAGAAAAGCTTCAAGCTTTAAGTCAAATAGCTGAAAATCAATTTCATTATCTCAATTTATATACCACTGGACTTATTAAGTTAAACGGCACAATTGTTAATAATGAACCTGACTTATTAGCGGCCGTCAAAAAGTATTTAAATTAA
- a CDS encoding MDR family MFS transporter: MSKAVDINGKSFNKIAMVITLLAGTFCTVLNGTILATAFPTLMKAFDISASTVQWLTTGFMMVNGVMIPISAWISTRVNSKVLYISAMSIFLIGTIICYFANSFGMLLSGRLIQGVAVGVTMPLMQTIMLTIFPPQKRGMAMGLGGLVIGLAPAIGPTLSGWVIDNWTWRDLFSIIIPIVALVVIASFFTMHSVLKTSNNSIDVLSIIESTFGFGSLLYGFSAVGDHGWTAPLVYGSILLGLIFIGFFVYRQLHLDNPFLQLRVFQSPEFSLSVVLSSVTNMAMMGIEMILPLYLQMIKGLSAFHSGLALLLGALITGVMSPVTGAAFDKYGAKRLATTGMFFLTAGTVPFLFITNETSTLYIVVLYAFRMFGISMVNMPVTTSGMNSLPFNLISHGTAVNNTIRQVFTSMGTAVLISVLTNVTNTLKPAHSLLAATPIAYKNQMSNATIMGYRAAFGVSVALCLITFTLSFFLKDKKRSVDLQPEVK; the protein is encoded by the coding sequence ATGAGCAAAGCTGTCGATATCAATGGCAAGTCATTTAATAAAATTGCAATGGTAATAACTTTATTAGCGGGAACTTTTTGTACGGTTTTAAACGGAACGATTCTCGCAACAGCTTTTCCAACTTTAATGAAAGCTTTTGATATTTCAGCGTCTACGGTACAATGGCTCACAACCGGTTTTATGATGGTTAATGGAGTTATGATTCCAATTAGTGCATGGATTAGCACACGAGTTAATTCAAAAGTACTTTATATTAGTGCAATGAGTATTTTTCTCATTGGGACAATAATTTGTTATTTTGCTAATAGTTTTGGCATGCTGCTCAGTGGACGTTTAATTCAAGGTGTTGCTGTGGGAGTAACAATGCCCTTAATGCAGACAATTATGTTAACAATTTTTCCACCGCAAAAACGGGGAATGGCGATGGGGTTAGGTGGTTTAGTTATTGGGTTAGCCCCAGCTATTGGCCCCACTTTATCAGGCTGGGTAATTGACAATTGGACTTGGCGTGATTTGTTTAGTATTATCATTCCGATTGTTGCCTTAGTTGTAATTGCTAGTTTTTTTACGATGCATTCAGTATTGAAAACATCTAATAATTCAATTGACGTTTTATCCATTATTGAATCAACTTTTGGTTTTGGTAGTTTGTTGTATGGCTTTTCTGCCGTGGGTGATCATGGTTGGACGGCCCCACTTGTTTATGGTTCTATTTTATTAGGATTAATTTTTATAGGATTTTTTGTGTATCGTCAATTACATTTGGATAATCCCTTTTTACAATTGCGCGTTTTTCAATCACCAGAATTTTCTCTTTCAGTTGTATTGTCATCTGTTACTAACATGGCAATGATGGGTATTGAAATGATTTTGCCTTTATATTTGCAGATGATTAAGGGTCTATCTGCCTTTCATTCTGGATTAGCCTTGCTTTTGGGAGCTTTAATTACTGGGGTTATGAGTCCCGTAACAGGAGCTGCCTTTGATAAATATGGAGCAAAGCGTTTAGCGACCACAGGCATGTTTTTCTTAACGGCGGGCACTGTGCCATTTTTATTTATTACTAATGAAACTTCAACTCTGTATATTGTTGTTTTGTATGCCTTTCGAATGTTTGGAATTTCGATGGTTAATATGCCAGTTACGACTTCAGGCATGAATTCATTGCCTTTTAATTTGATTAGTCATGGAACAGCAGTTAATAATACGATACGTCAAGTTTTCACTTCGATGGGAACGGCAGTCTTGATTAGTGTTTTAACTAATGTTACTAACACCTTAAAGCCAGCTCATAGTCTATTAGCAGCTACACCTATTGCTTATAAAAATCAAATGTCCAATGCAACAATTATGGGTTATCGCGCAGCTTTTGGTGTCTCAGTGGCCTTATGTTTAATTACATTTACTTTATCCTTTTTCTTAAAGGATAAAAAGCGTTCTGTTGATTTACAACCGGAGGTGAAATAA
- the trpS gene encoding tryptophan--tRNA ligase: protein MAKHTILTADRPTGKLHIGHYIGSLKNRVKLQNTGDYRTFIMIADMQALTDNARNPEKIRRSLIEVALDYLAVGIDPKKSTIFVQSQIPALNELTMYYLDLVTLARLKRNPTVKAEIQQKNFGGSVPAGFLAYPVSQAADITAFKADTVPVGDDQEPMLEQAREIVRTFNTTYQREVLVEPEGLFPPKGQGRLPGLDGNAKMSKSLNNAIYLSDSADEVHQKIMKMYTDPQHVHVEDPGRIEGNTVFEYLDVFGTDQDQIADLKAHYQAGGLGDVKVKRYLEEVLNEVLDPIRQRRQVYEQDLGEVYRILQEGSQTANEVAEQTLSEVRAAIGVNYFD from the coding sequence ATGGCTAAACATACAATTTTAACTGCAGACCGACCAACTGGAAAGTTACACATTGGTCATTACATTGGATCTTTAAAAAATCGCGTTAAATTACAAAATACTGGTGATTATCGTACTTTTATTATGATTGCAGATATGCAAGCTTTAACTGACAATGCCCGCAATCCTGAAAAAATTCGGCGTAGCTTAATTGAAGTAGCTTTGGATTATCTGGCTGTAGGCATTGATCCTAAAAAATCAACAATCTTTGTTCAATCGCAAATCCCGGCTTTGAATGAATTGACGATGTATTATTTGGATTTAGTCACTCTTGCACGATTGAAACGTAATCCTACTGTAAAAGCAGAAATTCAACAAAAAAATTTTGGTGGAAGTGTGCCCGCTGGATTTCTTGCTTATCCTGTTAGTCAAGCCGCTGATATTACTGCTTTTAAGGCTGATACGGTGCCTGTAGGGGATGATCAAGAGCCAATGCTGGAACAAGCTCGAGAAATTGTTCGAACTTTCAATACTACTTATCAACGCGAAGTTTTGGTTGAACCAGAGGGCTTATTCCCACCAAAGGGTCAAGGACGATTACCGGGCTTAGACGGAAATGCGAAAATGAGCAAATCATTAAATAATGCGATTTATTTGTCGGATAGTGCCGATGAAGTCCACCAAAAAATCATGAAAATGTACACCGATCCTCAGCATGTTCATGTGGAAGATCCTGGTCGAATTGAAGGCAATACAGTATTTGAATATTTGGATGTTTTTGGCACTGATCAAGACCAAATTGCTGATTTGAAGGCCCATTATCAGGCTGGTGGTTTAGGAGATGTCAAAGTAAAACGTTATTTAGAAGAAGTTTTAAATGAAGTTCTAGATCCTATTCGCCAACGCCGGCAGGTATATGAACAAGATTTAGGCGAGGTCTATCGGATTTTACAAGAAGGCAGTCAAACAGCCAACGAAGTAGCAGAGCAAACCTTAAGTGAAGTGCGTGCTGCGATTGGGGTTAATTATTTTGATTAG
- a CDS encoding MarR family winged helix-turn-helix transcriptional regulator, translated as MDSKSFLHFEIGFYRLKRRLLQEFLKPYNLKVFDGLLMTMVAARPGSSQSEIIKHVMADEASVARSLRNLENQKLIVRQEDPDNHRKKLVFPTQQAQKIFNALNSFLDEWDQVIFNDLTAQELETLDSLIKRVENDLKKVDYQQLIGELTPK; from the coding sequence ATGGATAGTAAATCTTTCTTGCATTTTGAAATTGGTTTTTACCGATTAAAACGCCGTTTGCTACAAGAATTTTTGAAGCCATATAATTTAAAAGTGTTTGATGGTTTATTGATGACAATGGTGGCTGCTCGCCCGGGAAGCAGCCAAAGTGAAATTATTAAACATGTGATGGCTGATGAAGCTAGTGTAGCACGCAGTTTGCGTAATCTGGAAAATCAAAAACTCATTGTGCGCCAAGAAGATCCTGACAATCACCGCAAAAAATTGGTATTTCCGACTCAGCAAGCCCAAAAAATTTTTAATGCTTTAAATAGTTTTTTGGATGAATGGGATCAGGTGATTTTTAATGATTTAACCGCTCAAGAATTAGAGACTTTAGACTCTTTAATTAAAAGAGTTGAAAATGATTTGAAGAAAGTTGATTATCAACAATTAATAGGGGAATTAACCCCAAAATAG
- a CDS encoding bifunctional metallophosphatase/5'-nucleotidase, which yields MKIKILSTSDVHGYWYPTNYSKPDDTRPLGLLKAASIINRIRQNSAADDLVITIENGDFIQGSPLTYYAAKIDPQAQAMYMQLTNKIGYDVGILGNHEFNYGIDYLQNCEQNRHYPILAANIQTNSSVIDAPYKIIEHQGLKIAIVGFTTQYIPHWEDPRHIQGWQFDSVVQTAKTLIPQLRKQVDIIIVAYHGGFERDLKTNQPTEELTGENEGSQLLQEVPGIDALVTGHQHRSIATKVNGIPVTQPGYQGRYVGEITLELDADNHIIKQNAQLHEVSTAKLDADLQALSSNLEQQVQTWLDQVQGQINGDMIISDPMQARLHNHPYLDFINKVQMAATQTDIAGTALFNNDVPGFGHRVSLRNILTSYPFANTLAVEVITGAEMKAALEQAASYFVVENGQVQVAADFLQPKVQHYNYDIYSGIDYEFDLQQPVGQRVVKLQYHGQDVLPQQELEVTLNRYRAAGNGNYSMFSSDKIIREVQIDMTELISDYFQKHPVVQAVQPTNFTVKY from the coding sequence ATGAAGATAAAAATCCTTTCAACTAGTGATGTACATGGTTATTGGTATCCTACAAACTATAGTAAACCAGATGACACTAGGCCCTTAGGCTTATTGAAAGCAGCCAGTATTATTAATCGCATCCGGCAAAATAGTGCTGCAGATGATTTAGTAATTACGATTGAAAATGGTGATTTTATCCAAGGATCACCACTGACATATTATGCGGCCAAAATCGACCCACAAGCACAGGCAATGTACATGCAATTGACCAATAAAATTGGCTACGATGTAGGAATTTTGGGTAATCATGAATTTAATTATGGAATTGATTATCTCCAAAATTGTGAACAAAACCGCCATTATCCTATTTTAGCCGCTAATATTCAAACGAACAGTTCCGTCATAGATGCTCCTTATAAAATAATTGAACATCAAGGCCTAAAAATTGCGATTGTCGGTTTTACTACGCAGTATATTCCTCATTGGGAAGATCCACGCCATATTCAAGGCTGGCAATTTGACTCAGTCGTCCAAACTGCCAAAACGTTAATTCCTCAACTACGAAAGCAGGTTGATATTATCATCGTAGCTTATCATGGTGGTTTTGAGCGTGACTTAAAAACTAATCAACCTACTGAAGAGCTAACCGGTGAAAACGAAGGCAGTCAATTGTTGCAAGAAGTACCTGGTATTGATGCTTTAGTTACCGGACATCAACATCGAAGTATTGCTACTAAAGTTAATGGCATCCCCGTCACTCAACCTGGTTATCAAGGCCGTTATGTTGGTGAAATCACCCTAGAATTAGATGCTGATAATCACATTATCAAGCAAAATGCTCAACTACACGAAGTTTCAACAGCAAAATTAGACGCCGACTTACAAGCGCTCAGTTCTAATTTGGAACAGCAAGTTCAAACTTGGTTGGATCAAGTTCAAGGTCAAATTAACGGTGATATGATCATTTCAGACCCCATGCAAGCTAGATTGCATAATCATCCTTATTTAGACTTTATCAACAAAGTCCAAATGGCAGCTACTCAAACCGATATTGCCGGCACAGCTTTATTTAATAATGATGTGCCCGGTTTTGGCCATAGAGTTAGTTTGCGTAACATCTTGACTAGTTACCCTTTTGCTAATACACTGGCAGTTGAAGTTATTACTGGCGCCGAAATGAAAGCAGCACTTGAACAAGCCGCCAGCTATTTTGTAGTAGAGAATGGACAAGTACAAGTAGCAGCAGACTTTCTCCAACCGAAAGTGCAACACTATAATTATGATATTTATAGTGGTATTGATTATGAATTTGACCTCCAACAACCTGTAGGTCAGCGAGTAGTCAAATTGCAGTATCATGGACAAGATGTATTACCGCAACAAGAATTAGAAGTTACTTTAAATCGCTATCGTGCTGCTGGCAATGGTAATTATTCGATGTTTAGTTCTGATAAAATTATCCGTGAAGTTCAAATTGATATGACAGAATTAATTAGTGATTATTTTCAAAAGCATCCCGTTGTTCAAGCAGTACAGCCGACCAATTTTACTGTTAAATATTAA
- the phnE gene encoding phosphonate ABC transporter, permease protein PhnE produces the protein MKKFNSKNRYTWLIVAIIIVLVYWWSFQGISFSGIKDSAGDVVKSICNGLIHPDWKYIYDGSGEDLTSLIVQTLAIAFLGTFISALLSIPFAFWAAHNSKEIIGHPRSNSGKIILTVIRTFPEIVLAIMFIKAVGPGSFAGVLAVSIHSIGMLGKLFSEAIENMDYRASEALISVGGNRLQVLMMATLPTIMPEFLSYTLYRFEIAVRSASILGMVGAGGIGTPLLFAIQTRNWSRMGIILIGIIIMVTMIDWISGNLRKKLA, from the coding sequence GTGAAAAAATTTAATTCAAAAAATAGATATACTTGGTTAATAGTGGCAATTATCATTGTCTTGGTTTATTGGTGGAGTTTTCAAGGTATCAGTTTCTCTGGCATTAAAGATTCTGCTGGGGATGTTGTAAAATCAATTTGTAATGGTCTAATTCATCCAGATTGGAAATATATTTATGACGGTTCCGGGGAAGATTTAACTAGCCTTATAGTTCAGACGTTAGCGATTGCTTTCTTGGGAACTTTTATTTCCGCTTTGTTAAGTATTCCCTTCGCTTTTTGGGCAGCCCATAATTCTAAAGAAATAATCGGACATCCCCGCTCCAATTCTGGTAAAATTATTTTAACAGTGATCAGAACTTTTCCTGAAATTGTTCTGGCAATAATGTTCATCAAAGCTGTTGGTCCTGGTTCATTCGCTGGTGTATTAGCTGTCAGCATTCACTCAATTGGCATGCTAGGTAAGTTATTCAGCGAAGCTATTGAAAATATGGATTATCGCGCAAGTGAAGCCTTAATCAGTGTTGGTGGCAATCGACTCCAGGTTTTAATGATGGCCACTTTACCTACAATTATGCCTGAATTTTTGTCCTACACACTTTATCGCTTTGAAATTGCAGTCCGTTCTGCATCTATTCTTGGAATGGTAGGTGCAGGCGGTATTGGAACTCCCTTGTTATTTGCTATTCAAACCAGAAATTGGAGTCGGATGGGAATCATTTTAATAGGAATTATTATTATGGTAACAATGATTGATTGGATTTCTGGAAATCTAAGAAAGAAGCTAGCTTAA
- the phnE gene encoding phosphonate ABC transporter, permease protein PhnE yields MNHLPQRTLMQKWHLKSLSSVLIFVILLIGSAKVCGINWSSLNQNFSQFFDLFKKMAHPQWSYVTVVIQPIIETIKMALIGTTLGSIIALPICVFAARNIVTNKIVTTSIRFLLNIIRTLPDLMLAALFVAIVGIGPLAGILTLAIFSFGMVSKLFYEAIETIDSGPLEALQAVGANKIQIIVFAVLPQVINNFVSYFLYTLEINVRASTVLGYLGAGGIGVYLQRSLDSFNYQQTAVIILAILVVVLIIDGLSNYLREKLL; encoded by the coding sequence ATGAATCACTTACCCCAGCGTACTTTAATGCAAAAATGGCATCTTAAAAGTTTGAGTTCAGTTTTAATATTTGTAATATTACTAATTGGTAGTGCCAAAGTATGTGGCATTAATTGGAGTAGTCTTAATCAAAATTTTTCCCAGTTTTTCGATTTATTTAAAAAAATGGCTCATCCTCAATGGTCATACGTCACAGTAGTTATCCAGCCAATTATAGAAACTATCAAAATGGCATTGATTGGTACCACTTTAGGTTCGATAATTGCTCTTCCTATTTGTGTATTTGCAGCACGCAATATTGTTACTAATAAAATTGTCACGACCAGTATTCGCTTCTTACTCAATATCATACGTACCTTACCTGATTTAATGCTGGCAGCTTTATTTGTAGCCATTGTGGGAATTGGTCCTTTAGCAGGTATTCTAACCTTAGCTATTTTTTCCTTTGGAATGGTTTCTAAGTTATTTTACGAAGCTATAGAAACCATTGATTCTGGACCTTTAGAAGCTTTGCAAGCTGTTGGTGCCAATAAAATTCAAATTATTGTTTTTGCTGTTCTCCCACAAGTAATAAATAATTTTGTTAGTTACTTTTTATATACATTAGAAATTAATGTCCGTGCTTCTACAGTTTTAGGTTACTTAGGGGCAGGAGGAATCGGAGTTTATTTACAAAGGTCGTTAGATTCTTTTAACTACCAACAAACTGCTGTCATTATTTTAGCTATTTTAGTAGTTGTCTTAATTATTGATGGCTTAAGTAACTATTTACGGGAGAAATTATTGTGA
- the helD gene encoding RNA polymerase recycling motor HelD, with translation MQFPNESKQAEQRRVDFVTQLIEQQLQETSADIDKAQHERRQVELNFGANTRANYIETDDIIETNATLQQQRQLMTSAVSNEEILQHKEKELHALEGSPYFGRIDIQEAGENDTLYIGTASLSDENGEFWVYDWRAPIASIYYNGTLGTVKYESPMGTQNVDLQRKRQFSIRQGHIDNMFDTNETIGDEILKNALGQASSAQMKNIVATIQQSQNQIIRDTKSELLIVQGAAGSGKTSTIMQRIAYLLYHSRQQLNAEQIILFSPNNLFSNYIAEVLPSLGENNMRQVTLQTFLARRLHGLKIQTLFERFEQEQTTFAVSTQQIRQYKDSIEFAQALQKYAQHADLSLAFTDLIFEGQVFFTKKQIQDIYQQLPQALASADKFLQTKNHLIKQLQHFLHEEEQADWVIDAIDNLSSSQYQAIDQQEHLEQYSSQQQQHILARYLVKQHYLPVYDAIYNDYFFDVFQLYQHFLSHLQPAAITPSIWQEMIVEISANLERHYLQLDDATAILYLQQLVTGSGQNQRIKYLFIDEMQDYSALQLAYIQNSFPNAKLTLLGDIEQNVYAHDTLSQQRFYNLTKLIPHKKSTLITLNQSYRATAAITNLAKQFIPSGAKIQAFNRSGKTPILFSGDEQKLPNFTLKLAQQQVQNQRRVAIITKTNQQAQHLAEFWGNHAQLLQEQHTKIPQGIVVLPVYLAKGLEFDSVIGYDVSTFNYHSDGDCGILYTIATRALHELFFVCGPQRAAIFNQVKPHSLIFKKF, from the coding sequence ATGCAGTTTCCCAACGAAAGTAAACAAGCTGAACAACGACGTGTAGATTTTGTCACGCAATTAATCGAGCAACAATTACAAGAAACCAGCGCCGATATTGATAAAGCTCAACATGAACGTCGACAAGTAGAATTGAACTTTGGAGCGAATACGCGCGCTAATTATATCGAAACAGATGATATTATTGAGACTAATGCCACTTTACAACAGCAACGCCAATTGATGACTAGTGCCGTTAGTAATGAAGAGATTCTGCAACATAAGGAAAAAGAATTACACGCGCTAGAAGGATCCCCTTACTTTGGTCGTATTGACATTCAAGAAGCTGGCGAAAATGACACTCTATATATCGGCACTGCTTCTTTAAGTGATGAAAATGGTGAATTCTGGGTTTATGATTGGCGAGCACCCATTGCCAGCATTTATTATAATGGCACTTTAGGTACTGTTAAATACGAATCACCCATGGGCACTCAAAATGTTGATTTGCAGCGCAAACGTCAGTTTTCAATTCGGCAAGGTCATATTGATAATATGTTTGACACCAATGAAACTATTGGTGACGAAATTCTTAAAAATGCTCTTGGTCAAGCTAGCAGCGCGCAAATGAAAAATATTGTTGCTACTATTCAGCAATCACAAAATCAAATTATTCGTGACACCAAATCAGAATTACTAATTGTTCAAGGTGCTGCCGGCTCAGGCAAAACCTCTACTATTATGCAACGAATTGCTTATTTGCTTTATCATAGTCGACAACAATTAAATGCCGAACAAATTATTTTATTTTCACCGAACAATCTTTTTTCTAATTATATTGCCGAGGTATTGCCCAGCTTAGGTGAAAATAATATGCGACAAGTCACTTTGCAAACCTTTTTAGCCCGGCGTTTGCATGGATTGAAGATTCAGACATTATTTGAACGTTTCGAACAAGAGCAAACCACTTTTGCTGTAAGCACTCAACAAATTCGTCAATATAAAGATAGCATTGAATTTGCACAAGCTTTACAAAAATATGCTCAACACGCTGATTTAAGTTTAGCATTTACAGACTTAATATTTGAAGGGCAGGTTTTTTTTACTAAAAAACAAATTCAAGATATCTATCAACAATTACCACAAGCCTTAGCGAGTGCTGATAAATTTTTACAAACTAAAAATCATTTAATCAAACAATTACAACACTTTCTTCATGAAGAAGAACAAGCTGATTGGGTTATTGACGCGATTGATAATCTCTCTAGTTCTCAATATCAAGCAATTGATCAACAAGAACATCTGGAACAATACTCTAGTCAACAACAGCAACACATCTTGGCTCGTTACCTTGTCAAACAACATTATCTACCTGTTTACGATGCTATTTATAATGATTATTTTTTTGATGTGTTCCAACTATATCAGCACTTTTTATCCCACTTACAACCCGCTGCAATTACTCCATCTATTTGGCAAGAAATGATTGTTGAAATTAGTGCCAATCTCGAGCGTCATTATTTACAATTAGATGATGCAACCGCAATATTATATTTGCAGCAATTGGTTACGGGCAGTGGTCAAAACCAGCGCATTAAATATTTATTTATTGATGAAATGCAAGACTATTCTGCTTTGCAGTTAGCCTATATTCAAAATTCATTTCCTAATGCTAAATTGACCCTACTAGGTGATATTGAGCAAAACGTTTATGCGCATGATACTCTGTCACAACAGCGTTTTTATAATTTAACCAAATTAATTCCCCATAAAAAATCTACTCTAATTACACTCAATCAAAGTTATCGGGCAACAGCCGCAATTACCAATTTAGCTAAACAATTTATTCCATCAGGTGCCAAAATCCAAGCTTTTAATCGTTCAGGAAAAACTCCCATTTTATTTTCAGGCGATGAACAAAAACTGCCTAATTTCACTTTAAAGTTAGCTCAACAACAAGTTCAAAACCAGCGTCGTGTTGCTATTATTACTAAAACTAATCAACAAGCACAACATTTAGCCGAATTTTGGGGTAATCATGCACAGTTATTACAGGAACAACATACTAAAATTCCACAAGGAATCGTTGTTTTGCCAGTTTATTTAGCTAAGGGCTTAGAATTTGATAGTGTGATTGGCTATGATGTTTCGACCTTCAACTATCATTCAGATGGTGACTGTGGCATTCTTTATACGATTGCCACTCGGGCTTTACATGAGTTGTTTTTTGTCTGCGGACCTCAAAGGGCAGCTATTTTCAATCAAGTAAAACCTCACAGTCTTATCTTCAAAAAATTTTAA
- a CDS encoding phosphate/phosphite/phosphonate ABC transporter substrate-binding protein yields MFKGIKKLRVLLGILVSLFIGNSLITTVQASSYTPKKLTVQFVPSVDAGSIESKAKPLEKLLSQQLGIPVQVSVSTNFNTIVEAMGSKKVDVGFLPPDAYVVAHKQNHDKVILQALRYGSNNSGTKEGKKLVNYYRSQIFVKKNSKIKSIKDLKGKTIAVQDTTSSAGWIYPAVEMYQHGVNINKNKIKTVQVKGHDQGVLSVYNGDTDASFAFKKARLIVQKDTPDIMQKVVPIYTTAKIPNDTVTVRGDMSPKWQNKIANALIKISKTKKGHKIISEVYSHEGYVRSKDSNFNIIRKYDKIAQKINR; encoded by the coding sequence ATGTTTAAAGGTATTAAAAAATTACGTGTACTTTTAGGAATATTGGTTAGTCTATTCATTGGCAACAGTCTGATTACTACTGTTCAAGCTAGCTCGTATACTCCGAAAAAACTTACAGTTCAATTTGTACCATCAGTGGATGCTGGTAGTATTGAATCTAAAGCAAAGCCACTAGAGAAGTTACTATCACAGCAACTAGGAATTCCTGTTCAAGTAAGTGTTTCTACTAACTTCAATACAATTGTAGAAGCTATGGGTTCTAAAAAAGTCGATGTTGGCTTTTTACCACCAGATGCTTACGTAGTTGCCCATAAACAAAACCATGATAAAGTTATTTTGCAAGCACTACGTTATGGATCTAATAATAGTGGTACTAAAGAAGGTAAAAAGTTAGTTAACTATTACCGTTCACAAATTTTTGTTAAGAAAAACAGTAAAATAAAAAGCATTAAAGATTTAAAGGGCAAAACAATTGCAGTTCAAGACACCACTTCTTCTGCTGGTTGGATCTATCCGGCAGTAGAAATGTATCAACATGGGGTTAATATTAATAAAAATAAAATCAAAACTGTGCAAGTTAAAGGACATGATCAAGGAGTTTTGTCCGTCTATAATGGTGATACAGACGCATCTTTTGCATTCAAGAAGGCACGTTTAATTGTTCAAAAAGATACTCCTGATATTATGCAAAAAGTAGTTCCAATTTATACAACTGCTAAAATTCCTAATGACACAGTTACCGTTCGTGGTGATATGAGTCCAAAATGGCAAAATAAAATAGCTAACGCACTAATTAAAATTTCAAAGACTAAAAAGGGTCACAAAATCATTTCTGAAGTTTACAGTCATGAAGGATATGTTCGCTCGAAAGATAGTAACTTCAATATTATTCGCAAATATGACAAAATTGCACAAAAAATCAACAGATAA
- the phnC gene encoding phosphonate ABC transporter ATP-binding protein, with protein MTNPIISIRDVSKTYDNGTIGLKHINLDIKKGEFVVIVGLSGAGKSTLLRTINRMHSISSGDILVNNHSIINYHGKQLRDLRRNIGMIFQDFNLVKRSTVQRNVLSGRVGYYSTLKSICNLFSTADKRKAVAALQQVNLAEKLYTRADALSGGQQQRVAIARALMQDPKIILADEPIASLDPMTTTAVMNDLKKLNQELGITILVNLHSVSIAKQFADRIVGLRAGELIYDKPINQVQDVDFDEIYQSQESGSEVQR; from the coding sequence ATGACAAACCCTATAATCTCTATACGCGATGTTTCAAAAACATATGATAATGGAACAATTGGCTTAAAACATATTAATCTGGATATTAAAAAAGGTGAATTTGTTGTAATAGTAGGCTTGTCTGGAGCTGGTAAAAGTACACTTTTAAGAACAATTAATCGAATGCACTCTATTTCAAGTGGTGACATTTTGGTTAACAATCATTCCATTATTAATTATCATGGTAAACAATTACGAGACCTCCGCCGAAATATTGGCATGATTTTTCAAGACTTTAATCTTGTTAAAAGATCAACTGTCCAAAGAAATGTCTTATCAGGACGAGTAGGCTATTATTCAACTCTTAAAAGTATCTGTAATCTATTTTCTACAGCAGATAAAAGAAAGGCAGTTGCGGCTTTGCAACAAGTTAATTTAGCTGAAAAATTATATACACGAGCCGATGCTTTGTCCGGTGGTCAGCAACAGCGAGTTGCGATTGCACGGGCTTTGATGCAAGATCCTAAAATAATATTGGCTGATGAACCAATCGCATCTTTAGATCCAATGACAACCACAGCAGTAATGAATGATTTAAAAAAGCTGAATCAAGAATTAGGAATTACCATTCTTGTCAATCTTCACTCAGTATCAATTGCCAAACAATTTGCGGATCGAATTGTTGGACTACGTGCAGGTGAATTAATTTATGATAAGCCTATTAACCAAGTTCAAGATGTTGATTTTGATGAAATCTATCAATCACAAGAATCTGGAAGTGAGGTTCAAAGATGA